A stretch of the Archangium violaceum genome encodes the following:
- a CDS encoding PA14 domain-containing protein: MRHLLSSLTRAGALALATLLACGPIQDPPPSPTAPATSAQAQTSANGLVTLESVATGRPYTFATAEVGTKLYIDRAYTITGLSWRLQGGVLLQAANDDKLYTGTQQVRLDLNAAATVFVAMDRRNTVLPAWLADGTWALTNEIFATNDQSATSSNPSTPMKVYAKSVPAGTLVLGGGMAPPAQGTNAQYAVVIQYATSYPGVMARFFPNLQMRGVPVLRYLPDMSLSAGLEAPVDGIPADFFGVRFEGFVTPEYSETYTFRTSASGGVRLWVNGRLLVDDWFEHDLEQHSGSIRLAADIPASVVVEFFDAMDLASLRLQWASVSQPLQDVPVSRLRTPIQVLPRPLGAHCSEDAECRSGNCSVYPVGNVTIWNEGDAVCAPEVPEGEPGVKAEYFSSEFLYNRVAVRREDAVSGSWGATAPAPGVPADRWSARWSATLTAPATGTYTLWTTTEDGVRLWLDGALLIDRWLEAEGGQTRAATVSMTAGSRHDLVMEYFEGYGNAQARLAWSGPGFPMQTLTSALTTPSLFACRPLGSQCRSDADCCGAFCSVHPVGNVTIWNEGATVCSPR, from the coding sequence ATGCGACATCTCCTCTCGTCCCTCACCAGGGCCGGCGCGCTCGCGCTCGCCACCCTCCTGGCCTGCGGCCCCATTCAGGATCCGCCGCCCTCCCCCACCGCCCCTGCCACGAGCGCCCAGGCCCAGACCTCCGCCAATGGACTGGTGACGCTGGAGTCCGTGGCCACCGGCAGGCCCTACACCTTCGCCACGGCGGAGGTGGGCACGAAGCTCTACATCGACCGCGCCTACACCATCACGGGCCTGTCCTGGCGGCTCCAGGGCGGCGTGCTGCTCCAGGCGGCCAATGACGACAAGCTCTACACCGGCACGCAGCAGGTGCGGTTGGACCTGAACGCGGCGGCCACCGTCTTCGTGGCCATGGACCGCCGCAACACCGTGCTGCCGGCGTGGCTCGCGGACGGCACCTGGGCGCTCACCAACGAGATCTTCGCCACCAATGATCAGTCCGCCACCTCCTCGAATCCGTCCACGCCCATGAAGGTGTACGCGAAGTCGGTGCCGGCGGGGACGCTCGTCCTGGGGGGCGGAATGGCCCCGCCCGCGCAGGGCACCAACGCGCAGTACGCCGTGGTCATCCAGTACGCCACTTCCTACCCAGGGGTGATGGCGCGCTTCTTCCCCAACCTCCAGATGCGGGGCGTCCCGGTGCTGCGCTACCTGCCCGACATGAGCCTGAGCGCCGGCCTCGAAGCTCCCGTGGACGGCATCCCGGCGGACTTCTTTGGCGTGCGCTTCGAGGGCTTCGTGACGCCCGAGTACTCGGAGACGTACACCTTCCGCACCTCCGCGAGCGGCGGCGTGCGCCTGTGGGTGAATGGCCGGCTCCTGGTGGATGACTGGTTCGAACACGACCTCGAGCAGCATTCCGGAAGCATCCGGCTCGCGGCCGACATCCCCGCCAGCGTCGTGGTCGAGTTCTTCGATGCGATGGACCTCGCCTCGCTGCGGCTCCAGTGGGCGAGCGTCAGCCAGCCGCTCCAGGACGTCCCTGTGTCGCGCCTGCGGACGCCGATACAGGTTCTTCCTCGTCCGCTGGGGGCGCACTGCTCGGAGGACGCCGAGTGCCGCTCGGGCAACTGCAGCGTGTACCCGGTGGGCAACGTCACCATCTGGAACGAGGGCGATGCCGTGTGCGCCCCCGAGGTGCCCGAGGGCGAGCCCGGTGTGAAGGCCGAGTACTTCTCCTCCGAGTTCCTCTACAACCGCGTCGCGGTGCGCCGTGAGGACGCCGTCTCCGGCTCGTGGGGCGCCACGGCTCCGGCGCCAGGTGTGCCGGCGGACCGCTGGTCCGCGCGCTGGTCGGCCACGCTCACCGCGCCGGCCACCGGCACGTACACGCTGTGGACCACCACCGAGGACGGTGTGCGCCTGTGGCTCGATGGCGCGCTGCTGATCGACAGATGGCTCGAGGCGGAGGGTGGGCAGACGCGTGCCGCCACCGTGTCCATGACCGCCGGCAGCAGGCACGACCTGGTGATGGAGTACTTCGAGGGCTACGGCAATGCCCAGGCGCGGCTGGCCTGGTCCGGCCCGGGCTTCCCCATGCAGACCCTCACCTCCGCCCTGACCACGCCGTCCCTCTTCGCCTGCAGGCCGCTGGGCTCGCAGTGCAGGTCGGACGCGGACTGCTGCGGCGCCTTCTGTTCCGTGCACCCGGTGGGCAACGTCACCATCTGGAACGAAGGCGCCACCGTGTGCAGCCCGCGGTGA
- a CDS encoding FKBP-type peptidyl-prolyl cis-trans isomerase: MEIAKDSVVAIDYRLHLGDGKIIDESDPGDPLVYLHGYEEIVPGLEKALEGKTPGASLKVQVSPEDGYGEYDPDGVEEVPREDFPPDMELEAGGIVTATDDEGDDVEFLVKEVRPKTVVVDFNHPLAGKTLHFEVTVKEVRAATKEELEHGHAHAPGHEH, translated from the coding sequence ATGGAAATCGCGAAGGACAGCGTCGTCGCCATCGACTACCGACTGCACCTGGGAGACGGGAAGATCATCGACGAGAGCGACCCGGGAGATCCGCTCGTCTACCTGCATGGGTACGAGGAGATCGTGCCTGGGCTCGAGAAGGCACTCGAGGGGAAGACGCCGGGCGCGTCCCTGAAGGTGCAGGTCTCTCCCGAGGACGGCTACGGGGAATACGATCCGGATGGCGTGGAGGAGGTACCGCGCGAGGACTTCCCGCCGGACATGGAGCTGGAGGCGGGAGGGATCGTCACCGCCACGGACGACGAGGGGGATGATGTGGAGTTCCTCGTCAAGGAGGTGCGTCCCAAGACGGTCGTGGTGGACTTCAACCACCCGCTGGCGGGCAAGACGCTCCACTTCGAGGTGACCGTCAAGGAGGTGCGCGCGGCCACGAAGGAAGAGCTGGAGCACGGCCACGCCCACGCCCCGGGCCACGAGCACTGA
- a CDS encoding acyltransferase domain-containing protein produces MRWSSKESLMRHEEPTGRELERRRPVFVFSGQGSQWTGMGRALLELSTVFGMVLKACDVHVQRFMGWSLMEALTAENARLGDIEVSCPAIVSMEIALAALWRSWGIEPAAVVGHSIGEVAAAYVAGVLTLEEAMRVICHQGRTIGMLRGKGAMAMVGLPWERAVEALPEFTGRVWRVIHASPEWTVLAAEPPVLEQVLVALRSRGVPARRIDSEVAAHCPQVEPLREDLRGRLEGLRPRPELLPIISTVTGGGLAGRHFDADYWVRNLAEPVLFREAVDTLLGDGHDTFLEVSPHPLVKHSLESCLERAGRRGSLFVSMRRGKEPARDLLGTLRRLSSEPGSRRKQEESSSSESGEPPLANVA; encoded by the coding sequence ATGCGTTGGAGCTCCAAGGAGTCCCTGATGAGGCACGAGGAGCCGACGGGCCGTGAGCTGGAGCGTCGCCGGCCGGTTTTCGTGTTTTCCGGTCAGGGCTCGCAGTGGACGGGAATGGGACGGGCCCTGCTGGAGCTCTCGACGGTCTTCGGGATGGTGCTCAAGGCCTGTGATGTCCACGTCCAGCGGTTCATGGGCTGGTCGCTGATGGAGGCGCTGACGGCGGAGAACGCGCGCCTGGGCGACATCGAGGTGAGCTGTCCGGCCATCGTGTCGATGGAGATCGCCCTGGCGGCGCTGTGGCGCTCGTGGGGGATCGAACCGGCGGCGGTGGTGGGGCACAGCATCGGCGAGGTGGCGGCGGCGTACGTGGCGGGTGTGCTGACGCTGGAAGAGGCGATGCGGGTCATCTGCCACCAGGGCCGCACCATCGGGATGCTCCGGGGGAAGGGGGCCATGGCGATGGTGGGGTTGCCCTGGGAGCGGGCCGTCGAGGCGCTGCCCGAGTTCACGGGCCGGGTGTGGCGCGTCATCCACGCGAGCCCGGAATGGACGGTGCTGGCCGCGGAGCCGCCGGTGCTGGAGCAGGTGCTGGTGGCGCTGAGGAGCAGGGGCGTGCCAGCTCGCCGGATCGACTCGGAGGTGGCGGCGCACTGCCCCCAGGTGGAGCCGCTGCGCGAGGATCTGCGCGGCAGGCTCGAGGGACTCCGTCCGCGGCCGGAATTGCTGCCCATCATCTCCACGGTGACGGGCGGAGGGCTCGCGGGGCGGCACTTCGACGCGGACTACTGGGTGCGCAACCTGGCCGAGCCGGTGCTGTTCCGCGAGGCGGTGGACACGCTGCTGGGTGACGGGCACGACACCTTCCTGGAGGTCAGCCCGCATCCGTTGGTGAAGCACTCGCTGGAGTCGTGCCTGGAGCGGGCGGGGCGGCGCGGGTCGCTGTTCGTGTCGATGCGGCGGGGGAAGGAGCCGGCACGGGATCTGCTGGGGACGCTGCGGCGCCTGTCGTCGGAGCCCGGCTCGCGACGCAAGCAGGAGGAGTCCTCCTCCTCCGAGTCCGGGGAGCCTCCCCTGGCCAACGTGGCCTGA
- a CDS encoding serine/threonine-protein kinase translates to MSQVRYEILGPLIPGEGSRPSLALALEDGAPPRPVVLVWAPADVVQDAAMLSRLRRETERAVVFEHPNILRVHGLVTLDGRVARVTEFADGESLRQVLEAGQRLPLPFAALIAADVAKGVHYAHVAGNDDGTPLIHGDIRPETVMVSFNGVCKLSGYGALGVAPRERNGRRVRNRRLYSAPEQLMGGREASSVLTDVFLLGLLLYECLSGRKPFQDSIDQDKAILNRPLPPLPAEVPLRFNEVVRRATAKRSGDRYPSALAFRDALVEVAGDLSSSAAFAEYLTKVIPANGEARVARKKMIEEGIAAVASRAAAPITASTPIIRGAAPAYTPPPISGSAPTITAPMPVIAPAAPPAPSTPSPAGPEAPVAAIPPVAPPGAAPARPHRSAVPLVVGVGALLLVSAVGTVWSTRKKADLSIPEDTGNATVSFEPPVLLEAEPPDAGMIQKATPTPGVARTMVSLSVSPSVAVAIDGRAAGVSPLTVPLTPGRHLLTFTDESKGLKTARLIDVRATTDTVSFTIRLGMGSVLLHAPSGARVSLDGQDLGTAPIAERTLFEGEHTLRVTQKDAVWEKAFVLQGDQRLVFDADLESE, encoded by the coding sequence ATGAGCCAGGTTCGTTACGAAATACTCGGTCCCCTCATCCCTGGCGAGGGCTCCCGCCCATCTCTCGCGCTGGCCCTCGAGGACGGCGCTCCACCGCGGCCCGTGGTGCTGGTGTGGGCCCCCGCCGACGTGGTGCAGGACGCGGCCATGCTGAGCCGGCTGCGGCGGGAGACGGAACGCGCCGTCGTCTTCGAGCACCCCAACATCCTGCGCGTGCACGGCCTGGTGACACTGGATGGCCGCGTCGCCCGGGTGACGGAATTCGCCGATGGAGAATCCCTGCGCCAAGTGCTGGAGGCGGGCCAACGCCTGCCGTTGCCATTCGCCGCGCTGATCGCCGCGGATGTGGCCAAGGGCGTGCACTACGCCCACGTGGCGGGCAACGATGATGGAACGCCGCTGATCCACGGAGATATCCGCCCGGAGACCGTCATGGTCTCCTTCAATGGTGTCTGCAAGCTGTCGGGGTACGGGGCGCTCGGGGTGGCGCCGCGGGAGCGCAATGGCCGCCGGGTGCGCAACCGGCGCCTGTACAGCGCCCCCGAGCAGCTCATGGGCGGCCGTGAGGCCTCCTCCGTCCTGACGGACGTGTTCCTCCTGGGCCTGTTGCTGTACGAGTGCCTCTCGGGGCGCAAGCCGTTCCAGGACTCGATCGACCAGGACAAGGCCATCCTCAACCGGCCGCTGCCGCCGCTGCCGGCCGAGGTGCCGCTGCGCTTCAACGAGGTGGTACGACGCGCCACGGCGAAGCGCTCCGGCGATCGCTACCCGAGCGCCCTCGCCTTCCGCGATGCGCTGGTGGAGGTCGCGGGCGATCTGTCCTCCTCCGCGGCGTTCGCGGAGTACCTCACGAAGGTGATCCCCGCCAACGGCGAGGCCCGGGTCGCCCGGAAGAAGATGATCGAGGAGGGCATCGCCGCGGTGGCGAGCCGCGCGGCGGCGCCCATCACCGCGTCCACGCCCATCATCCGCGGCGCCGCGCCCGCCTACACCCCCCCGCCCATCTCGGGCTCCGCGCCCACCATCACGGCGCCCATGCCCGTGATCGCGCCGGCGGCCCCTCCCGCTCCGAGTACGCCCTCCCCCGCCGGGCCCGAGGCCCCCGTCGCCGCCATTCCCCCGGTCGCGCCGCCGGGTGCCGCGCCCGCGCGTCCCCATCGCTCGGCCGTGCCGCTCGTCGTGGGTGTGGGCGCGCTGCTGCTCGTGAGCGCGGTGGGCACCGTCTGGAGCACCCGGAAGAAGGCGGATCTCTCGATCCCCGAGGACACGGGCAATGCCACCGTGAGCTTCGAGCCCCCCGTGCTGCTCGAGGCCGAGCCCCCGGATGCCGGGATGATCCAGAAGGCCACCCCCACGCCTGGCGTCGCGCGCACGATGGTCTCGCTCTCCGTGAGCCCCAGTGTGGCCGTGGCCATCGACGGCCGGGCGGCCGGCGTGTCGCCCCTGACGGTTCCGCTGACGCCCGGACGCCACCTGCTCACCTTCACCGACGAGTCGAAGGGCCTGAAGACGGCCCGGCTGATCGACGTGCGCGCCACGACGGACACGGTGTCCTTCACCATCCGCCTGGGCATGGGCTCGGTGCTGCTCCACGCGCCGTCGGGGGCCCGGGTGTCCCTGGATGGCCAGGACCTGGGGACGGCGCCGATCGCCGAGAGGACGCTGTTCGAGGGCGAGCACACCCTCCGGGTCACCCAGAAGGACGCGGTCTGGGAGAAGGCCTTCGTCCTGCAGGGAGATCAGCGCCTGGTCTTCGACGCCGACCTCGAGTCCGAGTGA
- a CDS encoding microviridin/marinostatin family tricyclic proteinase inhibitor, with product MKKNAKDSESRKGKKPFFARLLETQELEQVAGGTGTVSKKYPSDSDECGGGGGGGGPIVTLKFPSDDADVSGY from the coding sequence ATGAAGAAGAACGCGAAGGACTCGGAGTCGAGGAAGGGAAAGAAGCCCTTCTTCGCGCGTTTGCTGGAGACGCAGGAGCTCGAACAGGTGGCGGGCGGCACCGGCACCGTGTCCAAGAAGTACCCCTCGGATTCGGACGAGTGCGGCGGAGGCGGAGGCGGAGGCGGGCCCATCGTCACCCTGAAGTTCCCCTCCGACGACGCGGATGTGTCCGGCTATTAG
- a CDS encoding YaiI/YqxD family protein — MKIWVDADACPGPVRDILLRAAQRLRVSTVFVANKRLSLPLSEFVSTVQVGAGLDVADGHIAASAQTGDLAVTQDIPLAALLVPKGVVVIDPRGELFSEENIAERLSVRNFMQELRDSGVMTGGPGGFSAQDRQQFAATLDRELTRLLKTR; from the coding sequence ATGAAGATCTGGGTCGATGCCGATGCGTGTCCGGGGCCGGTACGGGACATCCTCCTGCGAGCCGCGCAACGGCTCCGGGTGTCCACCGTCTTCGTGGCCAACAAGCGCCTGTCACTGCCCCTCTCGGAGTTCGTCTCCACGGTGCAGGTGGGCGCAGGGCTCGACGTGGCGGACGGTCACATCGCCGCCTCGGCCCAGACCGGAGATCTCGCCGTCACCCAGGACATCCCACTCGCCGCGCTGCTCGTCCCCAAGGGCGTGGTGGTGATCGATCCGCGCGGCGAGCTCTTCAGCGAGGAGAACATCGCCGAGCGCCTCTCCGTGCGGAACTTCATGCAGGAGCTGCGCGACAGTGGCGTGATGACCGGTGGCCCCGGGGGATTCTCCGCCCAGGATCGCCAGCAGTTCGCCGCCACCCTGGACCGGGAGCTCACCCGGCTGCTCAAGACCCGCTGA
- a CDS encoding trans-sulfuration enzyme family protein → MASEWDVRTRLVQADADDEEGAPLNTPLVLSTTFRAHPEGVGFSAEDMQEESPYFYARWSTPTVRTLERRLAELEGGEDALCFASGMAAITGLLLHLLAPGDHLVISDICYAGAAEFVRGKLRRFGVEVSLVDTSDLDQVRAALRPNTRLVYIETPCNPILKLTDVAAVASLAHGAGARLAVDSTLATPMGLQPLALGADFVIHSLTKYIGGHGDVLGGVVVGRRTDLAALRQDSLIHLGAVLNPFPAWLILRSLATLPQRMAAHEASARAVASFLESHPRVHHVLHPGLDSHPQAELARGQLRNTSGMIAFQAEDGPAVARRLADRLKVIKYAVSLGKPHSLVFYLPTDDLQRTSFQLPPELLARYRTWAGDGIFRLSIGLEAPADLIRDLEQALSP, encoded by the coding sequence GTGGCTTCAGAATGGGACGTGCGGACCCGGCTCGTGCAGGCCGATGCCGATGACGAGGAGGGGGCTCCGCTCAACACGCCCCTGGTGCTCTCCACCACCTTCCGCGCCCACCCCGAGGGGGTGGGGTTCTCCGCCGAGGACATGCAGGAGGAGTCGCCCTACTTCTACGCGCGTTGGTCGACTCCCACCGTGCGCACCCTGGAGCGGCGTCTGGCCGAGCTCGAGGGCGGAGAGGATGCCCTCTGCTTCGCCAGCGGAATGGCCGCCATCACCGGGCTCCTGCTGCACCTGCTCGCGCCCGGAGACCACCTCGTCATCAGTGACATCTGCTACGCGGGCGCGGCGGAGTTCGTCCGCGGGAAGCTGCGGCGCTTCGGCGTGGAGGTGAGCCTCGTCGATACCTCGGACCTCGACCAGGTGCGCGCCGCCCTGCGGCCGAACACGCGGCTCGTCTACATCGAGACGCCGTGCAACCCCATCCTGAAGCTCACCGACGTGGCGGCGGTGGCCTCCCTCGCGCACGGCGCCGGGGCGCGCCTCGCCGTGGACTCGACGCTCGCGACACCCATGGGCCTGCAGCCGCTCGCCCTCGGCGCCGACTTCGTCATCCACTCGTTGACCAAGTACATCGGGGGCCACGGTGACGTGCTGGGAGGTGTCGTCGTGGGGCGGCGGACGGACCTGGCCGCCCTGCGTCAGGACTCGCTCATCCACCTGGGCGCCGTGCTCAATCCCTTCCCCGCGTGGTTGATCCTCCGCAGCCTCGCCACCCTGCCTCAACGCATGGCCGCCCACGAGGCCTCGGCCCGGGCAGTGGCCTCGTTCCTCGAGTCCCACCCGCGCGTGCACCACGTCCTCCATCCCGGGCTCGATTCACATCCGCAGGCGGAGCTCGCGCGCGGGCAGCTGCGCAATACCTCGGGGATGATCGCCTTCCAGGCGGAGGACGGCCCGGCGGTGGCGCGTCGCCTCGCCGACAGGCTGAAGGTCATCAAGTACGCCGTCTCGCTCGGCAAGCCGCACAGCCTCGTCTTCTACCTGCCCACGGACGATCTGCAGCGGACCTCCTTCCAGCTCCCGCCCGAGCTCCTGGCGCGCTACCGGACCTGGGCGGGAGACGGCATCTTCCGCCTGTCGATCGGACTGGAGGCCCCGGCGGACCTCATCCGCGACCTCGAGCAGGCCCTGTCCCCCTGA